The Salvia miltiorrhiza cultivar Shanhuang (shh) chromosome 2, IMPLAD_Smil_shh, whole genome shotgun sequence DNA window TGTAGTGGGATTTTAACCGCAACAAATTTAAAAGTTAAAAGCCCACCAGAAAATAGGTCAAATTAAATTGTTCAAGCCTAAAAATTTTAGGCAACATAATTTTCAACCCCTAAAAAGATAATACGTTCATGTATAAAGTATACTTATGTACCTTGTGTTGATAATTTGGGAATATAATTCAACACGTGAAAAAGAAGTTCAAGCATATATTATTGGTGACAGTTAAGTTTAGTTGAGAGAAAAGCACAATGTCAAGGAAAAAAAAGTTCATATTGGTACCTAATTCACCAGCTAATTAAATATACTTAATGCATATTACTAAAGccacttaaatatatataatactcctcTCATCCACGAAAGAATAGTCCTGGTAagggatgacacgagttttaataattattattattattatattgtgagtgaaaaataagtcatacttaaaaaaaatagtgtttacAATATTAAtagtattgtgagtgaagaataGGGTCCACCGTGCGATAAATAGTtttcaaaataacaaaaaatgactattttttgtggacagaaaGAGCACTAATATTTAACATGAATTGTGTGCGTGCGTTGACCTATCTTTAGTCGGTTAATGCCTATGGCCTGAGATTCTGAGTTCGAGTCCACTGTCGTgcaatctatttatttttttatttacttgtgaaattaaaaaaagaaaaaaaaaagttatccACCATGAACTCTAACCTCCATGatcctaaaaaaaatattttttttaattccatcAAAATGGGATTTTTCGAGATGCGGGCTTCAGCTTCCCGATAAAATTCTAGTTCTTCTGCACTGCAGCAGAATCAATCGCCGAccaaatctttttttttgtttttgtttttctttttttctaaaaaaaaaaaaatgatcgaAACAAGAAATGAACTGTAAAAGTGAGTACCAATTTATCCAAAAATCAAATTGATCCTACACTAAAAACTCTGTACATCTCCCCCTGAAACTTCGAAATTTTCAACTAAGTAAAAAAACTCTGTTTTTCACTTCTAAAAATCTACCGTTACTGCCGAAGTCAACGTTTTCACCGTCTCTGATCGTTATCCAGCTCTCTGTCCAATCCCACTTTTCAATTCTTGAATTCATACAAATCTCTTTGAATCTAAAAAATTCTGCAAGATCCATCTCAATCGAATCATGCGAAGATTCTTCCTCAACCGAGCTCCAAATCCCATGATCAAGAACACTCGTCGGAGAATCAGTTCCATCTCCGATCAATTCAAAATCGTCGAGAAATGGATGCCGGAGCAGCTCCTTCGCCGTCCACCTCTCTCTCCGATCGACCCTCAAGCACTTGCTCAAGAAATCCTTCCCCAATTCCGACAACACCGCCGGAAACTCCGGCGCCTCGCCGGAGAACGCGATGCGTCGGAGCGTCTCCGCCGCCTCGGGCCACGGCGCGCGGCCGGTGGCCATCTCGATGACCGTGCACCCCACCGCCCACACGTCCGCGGCGAACCCCTGCTCCTCCCCTCGGGCGGCCTCCGGCGCCATGAACATCGGAGTCCCGGCAATCGCCGCGGCCTCCCCCGCCGCCTTGGCGCAGCCGAAATCCGCGATTttggcggcgccgccgccggccacCAACACGTTGCTCCCCTTGATGTCGCAATGCACTATCCCTCTCGAGTGCAAGTGCTCCAATCCGATCACGATCCCTCGGGCGTAGCGGCGGATGGCCGCCTCGGGGAGGCGGCCCCCGCCGCGACGGAGCGCGTCCGTCAGCGCTCCGTCGGGGGCGTGTTCGAT harbors:
- the LOC131009363 gene encoding mitogen-activated protein kinase kinase kinase 18-like, whose amino-acid sequence is MEWTRGHIIGHGASAAVSIAVSRISGDVFAVKSAELARSESLQREQRILSTLNSPHIIGYKGFDITVENATSVFNLMIEHAPDGALTDALRRGGGRLPEAAIRRYARGIVIGLEHLHSRGIVHCDIKGSNVLVAGGGAAKIADFGCAKAAGEAAAIAGTPMFMAPEAARGEEQGFAADVWAVGCTVIEMATGRAPWPEAAETLRRIAFSGEAPEFPAVLSELGKDFLSKCLRVDRRERWTAKELLRHPFLDDFELIGDGTDSPTSVLDHGIWSSVEEESSHDSIEMDLAEFFRFKEICMNSRIEKWDWTESWITIRDGENVDFGSNGRFLEVKNRVFLLS